Proteins encoded together in one Salarchaeum sp. JOR-1 window:
- the uvrB gene encoding excinuclease ABC subunit UvrB has protein sequence MSDSEGALQPDRPDAEQPFRVAAPFDPAGDQPEAIEQLAAGFESGVDKQTLLGVTGSGKTNTVSWTIEEIQKPTLVIAHNKTLAAQLYEEFKNLFPDNAVEYFVSYYDYYQPEAYVEQTDTYIDKDASVNEEIDRLRHSATRSLLTRDDVIVVASVSAIYGLGDPSNYVDMSLELSRGQEIDRDDLLGRLVDLNYERNDVDFTQGTFRVRGDTVEIFPMYGRYAVRVEFWGDEIDTLRKIDPLEGEVQSEEPAVLVHPAEHYSIPEPRLENAIERIESDMEDRVEYFERQGDLLAAQRIEERTTFDLEMLREAGYCSGIENYTLYFSDRERGDAPYTLLDYFPDDFLTVIDESHRTVPQIKGQLAGDRSRKESLVENGFRLPTAYENRPLSFEEFEKKTDQTLYVSATPSDYERDVSGNVVEQIVRPTYLVDPQVEVSPADGQVEDLLERIQHRTERDERVLVTTLTKRMAEDLTEYLEEAGVAVEYMHDETDTLERHELVRGLRLGEFDVLVGINLLREGLDIPEVSLVGILDADQQGFLRSRTSLIQTMGRAARNVNGEVVLYADETTDAMADAIEETQRRRRIQEEFNEEHGTTPKTIEKDVSETNLPGAKTDTSDVTGDGPGTEEAARERIEVLEERMREAADNLEFELAADIRDRVRDLREEWDFEAKDAGVEPESDW, from the coding sequence ATGAGTGATTCCGAGGGTGCGTTGCAGCCGGATCGGCCGGACGCGGAACAGCCGTTTCGGGTGGCCGCGCCGTTCGATCCCGCGGGCGACCAGCCCGAGGCCATCGAGCAGTTGGCGGCGGGGTTCGAGAGCGGCGTGGACAAGCAGACGCTGCTCGGAGTGACTGGGTCGGGAAAGACGAACACCGTCTCCTGGACCATCGAGGAGATTCAGAAGCCGACGCTGGTGATCGCGCACAACAAGACGCTCGCGGCGCAGTTGTACGAGGAGTTCAAGAACCTCTTCCCGGATAATGCAGTAGAATACTTCGTCTCCTACTACGACTACTACCAGCCGGAGGCGTACGTCGAGCAGACAGACACCTACATCGACAAGGACGCGTCCGTGAACGAGGAAATCGACCGGCTGCGGCACTCCGCGACCCGGTCGCTGTTGACGCGGGACGACGTCATCGTGGTGGCGTCGGTGTCCGCCATCTACGGGCTGGGCGACCCGTCGAACTACGTCGACATGAGCCTGGAACTCTCCCGCGGGCAGGAAATCGACCGCGACGACCTCCTGGGTCGGCTCGTGGATTTGAACTACGAGCGCAACGACGTGGACTTCACGCAGGGCACCTTCAGAGTCCGCGGGGACACGGTCGAGATCTTCCCGATGTACGGCCGGTACGCCGTGCGCGTGGAGTTCTGGGGCGACGAGATCGACACCCTCCGCAAAATCGACCCGCTTGAGGGGGAGGTGCAGTCGGAGGAACCGGCCGTGCTCGTGCATCCGGCGGAACACTACTCGATTCCCGAGCCGCGGCTGGAGAACGCCATCGAGCGCATCGAGTCGGACATGGAAGACCGCGTCGAGTACTTCGAGCGCCAGGGCGACCTCCTGGCCGCCCAGCGCATCGAGGAGCGCACGACGTTCGACCTCGAGATGCTCCGGGAGGCCGGCTACTGCTCGGGCATCGAGAACTACACGCTCTACTTCTCCGACCGCGAGCGGGGCGACGCGCCCTACACCCTCCTCGATTACTTCCCGGACGACTTCCTCACGGTCATCGACGAGTCGCACCGAACCGTCCCCCAGATCAAGGGCCAGCTCGCGGGCGACAGATCCCGGAAGGAGAGTTTGGTCGAGAACGGCTTCCGGCTGCCGACCGCGTACGAGAACCGCCCCCTGAGTTTCGAGGAGTTCGAGAAGAAGACCGACCAGACGCTGTACGTCTCCGCGACGCCGAGCGACTACGAGCGCGACGTGTCGGGGAACGTCGTCGAACAGATCGTTCGCCCGACGTACCTCGTCGACCCGCAGGTGGAGGTGTCGCCCGCGGACGGCCAGGTAGAGGACTTGCTGGAGCGCATCCAGCACCGGACGGAGCGAGACGAACGCGTGCTCGTCACGACGCTCACGAAGCGCATGGCCGAAGACCTCACCGAGTACCTCGAAGAGGCCGGGGTGGCGGTCGAGTACATGCACGACGAGACGGACACGCTGGAGCGCCACGAGCTCGTCCGCGGCCTCCGGCTCGGCGAGTTCGACGTGCTCGTCGGCATCAACCTCCTCCGGGAAGGCCTCGACATTCCGGAGGTGTCGCTGGTGGGGATTCTGGACGCCGACCAGCAGGGGTTCCTGCGGTCTCGCACCAGCCTGATTCAGACGATGGGGCGCGCCGCGCGGAACGTGAACGGCGAGGTCGTCCTGTACGCGGACGAGACGACGGACGCGATGGCGGACGCCATCGAGGAGACCCAGCGCCGCCGCCGCATCCAGGAGGAGTTCAACGAGGAACACGGCACGACGCCGAAGACGATAGAAAAGGACGTATCGGAGACGAACCTCCCGGGCGCGAAGACAGACACGAGCGACGTGACCGGCGACGGCCCCGGCACCGAGGAGGCGGCCCGAGAACGCATCGAGGTCTTGGAGGAGCGGATGCGGGAGGCCGCGGACAACCTCGAATTCGAACTCGCCGCGGACATCCGCGACCGCGTGCGCGACCTCCGCGAGGAGTGGGACTTCGAGGCGAAGGACGCCGGCGTCGAACCCGAATCGGACTGGTAG
- a CDS encoding ABC transporter ATP-binding protein, translating to MSALQTTSLTKRFGEFVAVDDLDLDVESGEVYGFLGPNGAGKSTTIDMLLGFLDPSEGSATVLGHDATRESRAVRQRTGLLPDGLELYENLTGREHVASAIETKGASDDPDDLIERVGLAPEAARRRTGGYSKGMKQRLGLAIALVGSPDLLVLDEPSSGLDPEGIKRLRRIVEAEADRGATVFFSSHILEQVEKVCDRVGIMSDGELVAVDTIENLRAELSAESVIEADVDGTPNLAAVEAVDGVTTVSERDDTVELTVARPPAKMPALRALDDTASVVDVTIDDASLETLFERYTNGDGTPAEGSEEAAATGEGATADVGGESA from the coding sequence GTGTCCGCCCTCCAGACAACGTCACTGACGAAGCGATTCGGCGAGTTCGTCGCCGTCGACGACCTCGACCTCGACGTCGAGTCGGGCGAAGTGTACGGCTTCCTCGGGCCGAACGGCGCCGGGAAGTCCACGACGATCGACATGCTCCTCGGGTTCCTCGACCCGAGCGAGGGGAGCGCGACCGTCCTCGGTCACGACGCCACCCGGGAGTCCCGAGCGGTCCGCCAGCGCACCGGCCTCCTGCCGGACGGCCTCGAACTCTACGAGAACCTCACCGGCCGCGAGCACGTCGCGTCCGCCATCGAGACGAAGGGCGCGAGCGACGACCCGGACGACCTCATCGAGCGCGTCGGTCTCGCGCCGGAGGCGGCGCGCCGCCGCACCGGCGGGTACTCGAAGGGGATGAAACAGCGCCTCGGCCTCGCCATCGCGCTCGTCGGCAGCCCCGACCTGCTCGTGCTCGACGAACCGTCCTCCGGCCTCGACCCGGAGGGAATCAAGCGACTCCGCCGAATCGTCGAGGCGGAGGCCGACCGCGGCGCGACCGTGTTCTTCTCCAGTCACATCCTCGAACAGGTGGAGAAGGTCTGCGACCGCGTCGGAATCATGAGCGACGGCGAGCTCGTCGCCGTCGACACCATCGAGAACCTCCGCGCCGAGCTCAGCGCCGAGTCCGTCATCGAGGCGGACGTAGACGGGACGCCGAACCTCGCGGCCGTCGAAGCCGTCGACGGCGTGACCACGGTGAGTGAACGCGACGACACGGTCGAGCTCACGGTCGCGCGGCCCCCCGCGAAGATGCCCGCGCTCCGCGCGCTCGACGACACCGCGTCCGTCGTCGACGTGACCATCGACGACGCCTCCCTCGAAACCCTCTTCGAGCGGTACACGAACGGCGACGGGACGCCCGCGGAGGGGAGCGAGGAGGCGGCCGCGACAGGCGAGGGCGCGACCGCGGACGTCGGAGGTGAGTCGGCGTGA
- a CDS encoding ABC transporter permease codes for MSLRTVARDDLKNAARSYVVLGVVGVFAALVALVFVAERNIYPDPYRTLFDVSFMTFLVFPLFVAPLSYLAVAGDRESGVIKYALGLPNSRLSYVLGKFASRVSVTLGAVVVALLAGFAVAFATFKSAPSLGRFATFAGVSALYGVSLTGLFVGVSAATSRRSRAMLGVFGAYFLLVPFWFGFLPIVNLGTVLDAVATALGTTITDSTRSFVNALSPATAYLVATEPVYSGVVDQYPRIAGNFGGESTAIQDKLWFNVFVMAAWGVLGLLAGYASFRRSELG; via the coding sequence GTGAGCCTCCGCACCGTCGCGCGCGACGACCTGAAGAACGCCGCGCGGTCGTACGTCGTTCTCGGTGTCGTCGGCGTGTTCGCCGCGCTCGTCGCGCTCGTGTTCGTCGCGGAGCGCAACATCTACCCCGACCCCTATCGGACGCTGTTCGACGTGTCGTTCATGACGTTCCTCGTGTTCCCGCTGTTCGTCGCGCCGCTCTCCTACCTCGCGGTCGCGGGCGACCGAGAGTCCGGCGTCATCAAGTACGCGCTCGGCCTCCCGAACTCCCGGCTCTCGTACGTCCTCGGGAAGTTCGCGTCCCGCGTGAGCGTCACGCTCGGCGCGGTCGTCGTCGCGCTCCTCGCCGGGTTCGCCGTCGCGTTCGCGACGTTCAAGAGCGCGCCGAGCCTCGGGCGGTTCGCGACGTTCGCGGGCGTGTCGGCGCTCTACGGCGTCTCGCTCACCGGCCTGTTCGTGGGCGTGTCCGCGGCGACGAGTCGGCGCTCCCGCGCGATGCTCGGCGTGTTCGGCGCGTACTTCCTGCTCGTCCCGTTCTGGTTCGGGTTCCTCCCGATCGTCAACCTCGGCACCGTCCTCGACGCCGTCGCGACCGCGCTCGGCACGACTATCACGGACTCCACGCGGTCGTTCGTCAACGCGCTCTCCCCCGCCACCGCCTACCTCGTCGCCACCGAACCGGTCTACAGCGGCGTCGTCGACCAGTACCCGCGGATCGCGGGAAACTTCGGCGGCGAGTCGACGGCGATCCAGGACAAACTCTGGTTCAACGTCTTCGTCATGGCCGCGTGGGGCGTGCTCGGCCTGCTCGCCGGGTACGCGTCGTTCCGGCGCTCCGAACTCGGATAG
- a CDS encoding sulfite exporter TauE/SafE family protein: MSSYDRAVKAFLKYQHVFVFAAPLLFIAGVVGFAPTGDAGGAGYWLEYWWLFPFFLLGATIVNTVGISGSALFVPFLIFIFPLLAHPLEPETLVKVGLISEAFGLSSSSIAFIRYGLVDRRLALALVLGGVPFVVGGALLSFVIPEWVFHGLLALALITAAYLLFRIDLEHGDSAEGEAATDGGHPGEASSENLPDDSDKLGPAGVHTNDEGRVTRVDREGEDYRYSRSGYLERFGTYSVGGVFQGLAGFGIGELGIISMLRTKVPVRVAIGTNHIVVATTAIIASLVHVFGGGLVGGHSLSLASTPWNMVVFTVPATVTGGQVAPYVSAALDTDTIKSGVGGLFAIIATALFVMASGGVL; the protein is encoded by the coding sequence ATGTCGTCGTACGACCGCGCGGTCAAGGCGTTCCTCAAGTACCAACACGTGTTCGTGTTCGCCGCGCCCCTCCTCTTCATCGCAGGCGTCGTGGGGTTCGCGCCGACGGGCGACGCCGGCGGCGCGGGCTACTGGCTCGAATACTGGTGGCTGTTCCCGTTCTTCCTGCTCGGCGCGACAATCGTCAACACCGTCGGAATCAGCGGGTCGGCGCTGTTCGTGCCGTTCCTCATCTTCATCTTCCCCCTGCTCGCGCACCCGCTGGAACCGGAGACGCTCGTGAAGGTCGGCCTCATCAGCGAGGCGTTCGGCCTATCGAGTTCGTCCATCGCGTTCATCCGGTACGGCCTCGTGGACCGCCGGCTCGCGCTCGCGCTCGTGCTCGGCGGCGTCCCGTTCGTCGTCGGTGGCGCGCTCCTCTCATTCGTCATCCCGGAGTGGGTGTTCCACGGCCTGCTCGCGCTCGCGCTCATCACCGCCGCCTACCTCCTGTTCCGCATCGACCTCGAACACGGCGACTCCGCGGAGGGCGAGGCGGCGACCGACGGCGGCCATCCCGGCGAAGCGTCGAGCGAGAACCTCCCCGACGACAGCGACAAACTCGGCCCCGCGGGCGTCCACACGAACGACGAGGGGCGGGTGACGCGCGTCGACCGCGAGGGCGAGGACTACCGGTACTCGCGGTCGGGCTATCTCGAGCGGTTCGGCACGTACAGCGTCGGCGGCGTCTTCCAGGGGCTCGCCGGGTTCGGCATCGGCGAACTCGGCATCATCTCGATGCTCCGCACGAAAGTCCCGGTCCGAGTCGCCATCGGCACGAACCACATCGTCGTCGCGACCACCGCCATCATCGCGTCCCTCGTCCACGTGTTCGGCGGCGGTCTCGTCGGCGGGCACTCGCTCAGTCTCGCCTCGACGCCGTGGAACATGGTCGTGTTCACGGTTCCGGCGACGGTGACGGGCGGCCAAGTCGCGCCCTACGTCTCCGCGGCGCTCGACACGGACACGATCAAGTCGGGCGTCGGCGGCCTGTTCGCGATAATCGCCACCGCGCTCTTCGTGATGGCGTCCGGGGGTGTTCTCTGA
- a CDS encoding universal stress protein: MYDDILLPTDNSAGTAAAVEHASELASTYDATVHVLSVMDTRNRFESPSSGIASDAWDDAERERAEDAVADTAADLPERVETEGVVRSGVPRTVILEYAEEAGVDMIVMGTHGRTGLDHYLIGSVTEKVVRRAPVPVVSVRPSDD; encoded by the coding sequence ATGTACGACGACATCCTCCTCCCGACAGATAACAGCGCGGGCACGGCGGCCGCGGTCGAGCACGCGAGCGAACTCGCATCGACGTACGACGCGACCGTGCACGTGCTCTCCGTGATGGACACCCGGAACCGCTTCGAGAGTCCGAGCAGCGGCATCGCGTCCGACGCCTGGGACGACGCGGAACGCGAACGCGCCGAGGACGCCGTCGCCGACACGGCGGCCGACCTCCCCGAGCGCGTCGAGACGGAGGGCGTCGTGCGGAGCGGCGTTCCCCGCACCGTCATTCTGGAGTACGCCGAGGAGGCGGGCGTGGACATGATAGTAATGGGGACGCACGGTCGCACGGGACTCGACCACTACCTCATCGGGAGCGTCACGGAGAAAGTCGTTCGGCGCGCCCCGGTTCCTGTCGTGAGCGTTCGCCCGAGCGACGACTAG
- a CDS encoding SPFH domain-containing protein: MSGRDDVFYQLGRLTAGGVPQRLVGVLGAVAVLVAAVVLFSVLSPLYAAGALLLVLAAATVTASVRVVQAYETAALTVFGEYRGLLDPGIHVVPPFVSHTYAFDMRTQTLDVPKQDAITRDNSPVHADAVVYVRVMDAERAFLQIEDYRNATASLAQTTLRAVIGDMELDDTLSRRDTINQRIDDQLAEPTDAWGVRIEGVEVQTVMPSQGVVSAMEQQSSAERKRRAMILEAQGERQSAIETAQGDKQAAIIRAQGKKQSQILEAQGDAVATVLRAKSAESMGERAIVERGMDALEAIGRSPSTTFVLPQELTSLVGRYGKHLTGSDVEAATESLDSLDFDDETRELLGLDDYEADFVEGERQ, from the coding sequence TTCTACCAGCTCGGTCGTCTCACCGCCGGCGGTGTCCCCCAGCGCCTCGTCGGTGTCCTCGGAGCCGTCGCCGTCCTCGTCGCCGCAGTCGTCCTCTTCTCCGTCCTCTCGCCGCTGTACGCCGCGGGCGCGCTCCTCCTCGTGCTCGCCGCCGCCACCGTCACCGCGTCCGTCCGGGTCGTACAGGCCTACGAGACGGCCGCGCTCACGGTGTTCGGCGAGTACCGGGGCCTGCTCGACCCCGGCATTCACGTCGTCCCGCCGTTCGTCTCCCACACGTACGCCTTCGACATGCGGACGCAGACGCTCGACGTCCCCAAGCAGGACGCCATCACGCGCGACAACTCGCCCGTCCACGCCGACGCCGTCGTCTACGTCCGCGTGATGGACGCGGAGCGCGCGTTCCTCCAAATCGAGGACTACCGGAACGCCACCGCGTCCCTCGCGCAGACGACGCTCCGCGCGGTCATCGGCGACATGGAGTTGGACGACACGCTGTCGCGGCGCGACACCATCAATCAGCGCATCGACGACCAACTCGCCGAACCGACCGACGCGTGGGGCGTCCGCATCGAGGGCGTCGAGGTGCAGACGGTGATGCCGAGCCAGGGCGTCGTGAGCGCGATGGAACAGCAGTCCTCCGCGGAGCGCAAACGTCGCGCGATGATTCTGGAGGCGCAGGGCGAACGCCAGTCCGCTATCGAGACCGCGCAGGGGGACAAGCAGGCGGCCATCATCCGCGCGCAGGGGAAAAAGCAGAGCCAGATCCTGGAAGCGCAGGGCGACGCCGTCGCCACCGTACTCCGCGCGAAGTCCGCCGAATCGATGGGCGAGCGCGCCATCGTCGAACGGGGTATGGACGCCCTGGAGGCGATCGGCCGCTCGCCGTCCACGACGTTCGTGCTGCCGCAGGAGCTCACGAGCCTCGTCGGACGGTACGGCAAACACCTCACCGGGAGCGACGTGGAGGCCGCGACCGAATCCCTCGACAGCCTCGACTTCGACGACGAAACCCGCGAACTGCTCGGGTTGGACGACTACGAAGCCGACTTCGTCGAGGGCGAACGCCAGTAA